One genomic region from Spirulina subsalsa PCC 9445 encodes:
- a CDS encoding Tex family protein gives MSFNPTETFTPRLETRIAEELSLGVSQVKSALDLLQEGATIPFIARYRKERTGGLDEIQLRELGERFHYLTELEKRKQTILDAIASQDQLTPELQAKILTCSQKNELEDLYLPYKPKRRTRATLAREKGLAPLAQWLQSQNTPPSPPVQLLSAAQDYLNPEQGIEQPEDALQGAADILAEGVAEQSDYRAYLRDYLSQKGVFVAKIKKDYPPGTTKFEMYRDYRSPLNKTAPHNILALLRGETEGILSLDIDYDEAFVQDYLEEQEIHTRHPELRQFYQGMLKDAFKRLMRTSLLTEVRGQYKSFADRESIKTFEANLRHLLLAPPAGMKPTLGIDPGFRTGCKVAVLDQTGQFVEYQAIFPHTGEQKRQTAAKTLQRLITQYQIELIAIGNGTASRETDAFVGEVLATLPQKPIKVMVNESGASVYSASPVAIEEFPDLDITVRGAISIGRRLQDPLAELVKIDPKSIGVGQYQHDVDQKLLKQKLEETIESCVNYVGVDLNTASKQLLTFVSGLTPTIAQNIITYRNQNGAFQNRQQLLKVSKLGPKAFELCAGFLRIRNGENPLDNTAVHPESYGIVQQIAKDLQLPLENISQGTSQLHRLDLQRYVTPEIGLPTLQDILKELEKPGRDPRDQFQYATFKEGIQEISDLETGMELEGVITNVVNFGAFVDIGVHQDGLVHISQMADHFVSDPKTLVKVGQVVRVKVLEVDQKLKRISLSMKAVNPR, from the coding sequence ATGAGTTTTAATCCGACCGAGACGTTCACGCCGCGTCTAGAAACAAGAATCGCCGAGGAATTATCGTTGGGGGTGTCTCAAGTCAAATCGGCGTTAGATTTACTGCAAGAGGGGGCAACGATTCCCTTTATTGCTCGTTATCGTAAGGAACGCACGGGGGGCCTCGATGAAATCCAATTGCGGGAGTTGGGGGAGCGCTTCCATTACTTGACGGAATTGGAGAAGCGGAAACAGACGATTTTAGACGCGATCGCCTCTCAAGACCAACTCACCCCAGAACTTCAGGCCAAAATCCTCACCTGTAGCCAAAAAAACGAACTCGAAGACCTCTACTTACCCTATAAACCCAAACGCCGCACCCGCGCCACCCTCGCCCGAGAAAAAGGCCTCGCCCCCCTCGCTCAATGGCTACAAAGCCAAAATACCCCCCCATCTCCCCCCGTTCAATTATTATCCGCCGCCCAAGACTATCTCAATCCAGAACAAGGCATCGAACAGCCCGAAGATGCCTTACAAGGCGCCGCCGATATCTTAGCCGAGGGAGTCGCGGAACAATCAGACTATCGCGCCTATTTGCGCGACTATCTCAGCCAAAAGGGGGTATTTGTCGCCAAAATCAAAAAAGACTATCCCCCCGGAACCACCAAATTTGAAATGTATCGGGACTATCGCAGTCCCTTAAACAAAACCGCCCCTCATAACATTCTTGCCCTACTCCGGGGAGAAACCGAAGGCATTTTAAGTCTTGACATCGACTATGATGAGGCCTTTGTTCAGGACTACCTCGAAGAACAGGAAATCCACACCCGACACCCAGAACTCCGGCAATTCTATCAGGGGATGTTAAAAGATGCCTTTAAACGTCTCATGCGGACTTCTCTCCTCACAGAAGTCCGGGGACAGTACAAGAGTTTTGCCGACCGAGAATCTATCAAAACCTTTGAGGCCAATTTACGCCATCTCCTGCTGGCTCCTCCGGCCGGGATGAAACCCACCCTCGGCATTGATCCCGGTTTTCGCACAGGCTGTAAAGTGGCTGTTTTAGACCAAACTGGGCAGTTTGTGGAGTATCAGGCGATATTTCCTCATACGGGGGAGCAGAAGCGTCAAACGGCCGCTAAAACCCTACAACGATTGATTACCCAGTATCAAATTGAATTAATTGCCATTGGTAACGGCACCGCTTCCCGAGAAACCGATGCTTTTGTGGGGGAAGTCTTGGCAACATTGCCCCAAAAACCCATTAAAGTTATGGTCAATGAGTCTGGCGCTTCGGTCTATTCCGCCAGTCCTGTGGCCATTGAGGAATTCCCCGATCTCGATATTACGGTGCGGGGTGCCATTAGCATTGGTCGTCGTTTACAGGATCCACTGGCTGAGTTAGTGAAAATCGACCCCAAATCCATTGGCGTGGGACAATATCAACACGATGTAGACCAGAAACTGCTCAAACAAAAGCTAGAGGAAACCATCGAAAGCTGTGTCAACTATGTGGGGGTCGATCTTAACACGGCTTCTAAACAACTCCTGACCTTTGTTTCCGGTTTAACTCCCACCATTGCCCAAAATATCATCACCTACCGCAATCAAAACGGCGCATTCCAGAACCGTCAGCAACTCCTGAAGGTGTCTAAACTCGGCCCCAAGGCCTTTGAGTTATGCGCGGGGTTTTTGCGCATTCGCAATGGAGAAAACCCCCTCGATAATACAGCCGTTCATCCAGAAAGTTATGGTATTGTGCAGCAGATAGCGAAGGATCTCCAGTTACCCCTAGAGAATATCAGTCAAGGGACTTCCCAACTGCACCGTCTGGATCTCCAACGCTATGTTACCCCAGAGATTGGACTCCCGACCTTGCAAGATATCCTCAAGGAACTAGAAAAACCGGGACGAGATCCCCGAGATCAGTTTCAATACGCCACCTTTAAAGAGGGAATTCAGGAAATTAGTGATCTTGAAACCGGGATGGAATTAGAAGGGGTGATCACCAATGTAGTCAATTTTGGCGCGTTTGTAGATATTGGGGTGCATCAAGATGGTTTGGTACATATTTCCCAAATGGCCGATCATTTTGTTAGTGATCCTAAAACTCTTGTTAAGGTTGGGCAGGTCGTCCGGGTAAAGGTGTTAGAAGTAGATCAGAAGTTGAAGCGAATTAGCCTCTCAATGAAAGCAGTTAATCCTCGATAA
- a CDS encoding universal stress protein encodes MIKKILLADSGTGNSKEMLQSLLDLPSLGGANVTVLTIVPPQASEDAMSSKMAEADEVLAKAVDTLNLNPEQISTLKRQGEPKDTVLKVAEEVEADLIIMGSRGLKRLVAILENSVSQYVFQLAKRPMLLVRDDLYVRKLKRVMVALDKSETSQSSLDLATFLLNGATGVELILARVNPDLDPKLLPLSKAEIENNPIIAAAIAKVKRFGIPYSAVVLAGKPGEQLCQLVDEKNVDLFLLGSPDRRPSVAKALPDLDRLLGTSLSDYVRVNANCPVLLTRKNEG; translated from the coding sequence ATGATTAAAAAGATTTTATTAGCAGATTCCGGCACGGGAAATTCTAAAGAAATGTTGCAGTCCTTGCTGGACTTGCCGAGTCTTGGGGGTGCCAATGTCACGGTTTTAACCATTGTCCCCCCCCAAGCGTCCGAGGATGCCATGAGCAGCAAAATGGCAGAAGCGGATGAGGTACTGGCTAAAGCCGTAGACACCCTGAATTTAAATCCTGAGCAAATCAGTACCCTGAAACGTCAAGGGGAACCCAAAGATACAGTTCTGAAAGTGGCCGAGGAAGTAGAAGCTGACTTGATTATTATGGGTTCCCGAGGCTTAAAACGCCTTGTAGCCATTTTGGAAAACTCCGTCAGTCAATATGTTTTTCAACTGGCCAAACGTCCCATGCTATTGGTGCGCGATGATCTCTATGTGCGTAAATTAAAGCGGGTCATGGTCGCCTTAGATAAATCAGAAACCTCTCAAAGTAGTTTAGATTTGGCCACCTTTTTGTTAAATGGTGCCACAGGCGTTGAACTGATTTTGGCACGGGTTAACCCAGATTTAGACCCCAAATTATTACCCCTTTCTAAAGCAGAAATCGAAAACAACCCCATTATTGCCGCCGCCATTGCTAAAGTCAAACGCTTTGGTATTCCCTACAGTGCTGTTGTTTTAGCCGGGAAACCCGGTGAGCAACTTTGCCAATTAGTAGACGAAAAAAATGTAGATTTATTCTTATTGGGATCTCCCGATCGTCGTCCCTCTGTGGCCAAAGCATTACCTGATTTAGATCGATTATTAGGGACTTCTCTTTCAGATTATGTAAGGGTAAATGCCAATTGTCCTGTGTTGTTAACTCGAAAAAATGAAGGTTAA
- the lexA gene encoding transcriptional repressor LexA: MEPLTKPQRELYEWLVEYIHNAQHAPSIRQMMRAMNLRSPAPVQSRLERLRSKGYIDWTEGKARTIRILYPPQNQGLSILGAIAAGGLVEPFTDMEEQLDLAFMFRQSNCFALRVTGDSMIEDMIQEGDLVVMKKPLADELPKNGSIVAARVDGYGTTLKRFYLDGEKVTLQPANAKYPPITVNLGNIQIQGVLVGVWRDCNSGLQVKMQARTEAAML; encoded by the coding sequence ATGGAACCTTTGACAAAACCGCAACGAGAACTGTATGAGTGGTTGGTGGAATATATTCACAATGCTCAACACGCGCCTTCTATTCGTCAGATGATGCGGGCTATGAATTTGCGATCGCCGGCTCCGGTGCAAAGTCGTTTGGAACGGCTGCGTTCCAAGGGTTATATTGATTGGACGGAGGGAAAGGCGCGGACGATTCGCATTCTCTACCCCCCCCAAAATCAGGGTTTGTCTATTTTAGGGGCGATCGCGGCTGGGGGCTTGGTGGAACCCTTCACGGATATGGAAGAACAGTTAGATTTGGCGTTCATGTTCCGTCAATCGAATTGTTTTGCGCTACGGGTAACGGGAGACAGCATGATTGAAGACATGATTCAAGAGGGGGATCTGGTGGTGATGAAGAAACCTCTGGCCGATGAGTTACCCAAAAATGGGTCAATTGTGGCCGCCCGGGTGGATGGCTACGGGACGACGCTCAAACGGTTTTATCTGGATGGGGAAAAAGTGACGTTACAGCCGGCTAATGCCAAGTATCCCCCGATTACCGTGAATCTGGGGAACATCCAAATTCAGGGGGTGTTAGTGGGGGTATGGCGAGATTGCAATTCTGGGTTACAGGTGAAGATGCAGGCCAGAACTGAGGCCGCGATGCTTTAG